In one window of Pristiophorus japonicus isolate sPriJap1 chromosome 9, sPriJap1.hap1, whole genome shotgun sequence DNA:
- the LOC139273248 gene encoding uncharacterized protein, with protein MEGGPPMQEPLTEIEIRALSLAGDSNHATTGIGADPPTQDDSEDSDQTSAERPDDRPTVSTSGVTQPSPDFTPARDEEEEEQHILEPVEVGLESEEEITVPSGPAGTSSTTDSIFSGFLHASLDSVQCTARGPQRCSAFAAATEVGAEKVRCCKTDRRVPGLGASITGQRRHKSRAAQGHGYDSRKHRGVIRTVGGYVASDHCDGANRQLRRCYVAIDGIGIWGGIPTPTPRSTAF; from the exons ATGGAGGGAGGACCCCCAATGCAAGAACCCTTGACGGAgatagagatccgtgccctgtcgctagctggggatagcaaccatgccaccaccggcattggagctgatccacccacacaggatg actcggaggattcagaccagacctccgcagagagaccagacgacagacccactgtctccacctctggcgtcacccagccctctcccgacttcacccctgccagagatgaagaagaggaagagcagcacatcctggagccagtggaggtggggtTAGAGTCGGAGGAGGAGATAACAGTTCcatctgggccagctggaacatcctccaccaccgactctatattcagTGGATTCCTCCATGCCTCCTTGGATTCTGTGCAGTGCACAGCAAGAGGCCCCCagcgttgcagcgcctttgccgcagcgacggaggttggtgcagaaaaggtccgttgctgcaagacagataggcgcgtACCAGGACTTGGTGCATctatcacaggccagcgtcgacataaatcgagagctgctcaaggccatggctacgatagccggaaACATCGCGGCGTTATCAGAACAGTCGGAGGATATGTGGCGTCTGATCActgcgatggagcgaaccgccaaCTCCGTCGATGCTATGTGGCAATCGATGGGATCGGCATTTGGGGCggaatccccacccccacccccaggtcGACAGCATTCTGA